DNA sequence from the Bacteroidales bacterium genome:
AAGAATGTAAAGTATGCTATTGTTGATAAATATTTCACAAAAAAAGATGATCTGTTTAAGATAAGTCCTGAAATAAAAAAAATGGTACAATTTTCTTTTTTTGATCTTCTTGATAAAAATCATTTTGTGCCACCGGAAAGTATTTTTGGTGATTTTGATATTGTTCTTTGTCGTAATGTTTTGATATACTTTAATCTGGAGTATCAGGAATTAATTTTTAATAAACTTTACAAATCCATGAACAAGGATAGCTACCTTATTTTGGGCGAAGCTGAGGTCCTTGTGGAAGCATTTAAAAATAAATTTTTAAGGGAAAGTAGAGTTGTTAAAATATATAGAAAAAAAGAAGAATAGAATGAAATTTGAGATCTGAAATATGGGAAATAACAACAAAACCAAAGAACAACTCTTAAAAGAAATAGATCAATTAAGAGTTAAAATTGCTGAACTGGAGAAATCCGAAAACGAGCGTATAAGAGTGGAAGAAGCACTGCGAAAGAGCGAGACAAGATTTAATGAAGCACAGCGCCTGACTCAAATCGGAAGCTGGGAATTAGATTTAGTTACAAACACACTTTATTGGTCGAATGAAATTTATAGAATGTTTGATTTGGAACCAAAGCAATTCGGAGCCACTTATGAAGTGTTTCTTGACAATATTCATCCCGATGACAGAGCTTTTGTGGACAAAGCTTACACCGAATCAGTAAAAAACAAAAAGCCTTATAATATCGTCCACCGCCTGTTGTTAAGTGATGGAACGCTGAAGTTTGTAAACGAACGCTGCGAAACATTTTACGATGATCAAGGTAATGCTATACGTTCATTAGGAACAGTTCAGGATATTACCTGGCGCAAACAGGCGGAGGAAGAACTCGCAAAATACAGTGAACAATTGGAAGAAATGGTTAAAGAAAGAACCAAAGAACTGGAAGAAAAAAATAAAGAACTCGATAGTGCATTAAAGGTATTTGTTGGTAGAGAAATAACAATAAGAGATTTGAATAATAGAATTAGAGAGTTGGAAAGGAAGTGAGGTGAGTAAGGTGATATCCATACTTAACCACTTAATTTACACAACTAAAACAAAAAATATTAAAGATAATGAAACGATTTACATTCAAAAGCATCCAAACCCGTTTAACATACTGGTTTCTTCTATTAACGCTAATCCCCTTAATAGTTGTGTTGATAATAACTTATTTTCAACGGGTAAGTGTAATTGAAACCCGAACATTCGATAAACTTGTCGCAATTCGTGATTTGAAAGTTGAACAATTGGAAAGCTGGCTAACCGAAAGGATAAGTGATATATTAACAGTATCCACCGATAATGAATTAATTATTCTCGAAGATATAATTTTTAAGGAGCACAAAGATCAAAGCGATCTTATAGAATATAAGAACATTCGCCGCCTCATGAACCGATATCTGAGCAACTATGCCGCTTATAGTGAGATATTTATAATCAATCCCCGAACAGGCATTGTTGAAATATCTACCAATCAAATTTATGAAGGATTTAATAAATCCGATGATACTTACTTTACCGAACCTTTGCAGACCGGCGAACTATTTATTAAAGATGTCTATTATTCAAAAACATTATCAAGAAATGCGATGACTTTTTCTATTCCTCTATTCTGTTCAAAGCATGATCAACCAGATATTATCGGCATTATGGTGGCGCGTGTTGACCTGAAAAACTCTCTTTATGCTTTGCTTTTGGATAGGGTTGGTTTGGGTAAAACCGGTGAAACTCTGATTGTGAACAAAGATGGGATGGCTTTGAACGAACTCCATTGGTATGAAAACGCTCCTCTCAATCTTCAGGTAAATTCAATTCCTGCCATAAGAGCATCTCAGGGTGAAACCGGAATTACTGAAGCTATTGCATACAACGGAAAAAAAGTTTTGGCTGCTTATACTAACATTCATGAAACAGGATGGGGCTTTGTATGTAAACAGGATTTGTTTGAACTAAACGCCCCCATTCGCGAAATGATAAGGAATTTTATCATAATTTTTATTATTACCGGAATCGTAATTTCTTTAATTGCTATTAGTATCAGCAAATCTATTTCAAAACCAATTGTTGAAATGGATAGTGTAGCGCAAAAGATTAAGGGTGGAGATTATTCGATCAGGAATGTTGTCAGGTCTGAGGATGAACTGGGTTCTTTGGCAAATTCTATTAATAAAACTGCGGACACACTTGAATCCGTGATTACTACCCAAAAAGGTGTTATGGATATTTCCGAAACAATGATCGGTAAAACATCCATGCAGGAATTTGGCATAGCATTGCTTAAACAATTGATGGAAATATCCAGAGCCAATATGAGTACATTTTATATTCTGAATGAAGCGACATCGGAATACGAACATTTCGTATCTGTTGGTGCCAACGAAAAATTGTTAAAACCTTTTAATGCCGAGAACCCCGAAGGAGAGTTTGGAAACGCACTTTCAAAAAAGAGCATTTACTATCTGCATAATATTCCTGAAGATACAATCTTTAAATTTAAAACTATTGCTGGTGATCTTGTCCCCAAAGAAATTATAACTATCCCTGTATTGATTGAAAATACAGTTGTGGCCCTTATTTCACTCGTAAATATTAATAAATTCAGAATAGAATCTTATGAGATATTAAAACAATCATGGTTCAGTATAAATACTTCATATTCAAGTTTATTGTCAAATGAGAGAACCCGGATCCTGGCTGAAAGTTTAACCAGAACTAACCAGCAACTCGAAGCCCAATCGGAAGAATTACAAAATCAGGCAGAAGAGTTACAGGAACAGACCAATGAATTGCATCGTAGTTCAGAAGAACTGCAGGAACAGAATCTTGAACTGGAGACTCAAAGAAATCAGGTGGAAGAGGCAAACCGACTAAAAAGCGAGTTTCTTTCGAATATGAGTCACGAATTACGAACACCTCTTAATTCAATTAATGCACTTTCGCAGGTATTAATTATGCAGGCAAAAAACAAACTGAACGATGATGAAAATAATTATCTGGAGATAATAGAACGTAATGGTAAGCGACTATTATCACTTATAAATGATATTCTTGACTTGTCGAAAATTGAAGCTGGAAAGATGGATATATTACCACAACCTGTTTTTGTGAATTCAGTACTTACAGTTATAAAAGAAAATATGCAAACTTTGGCAGAGAATAAAGGGATTTCAATTAATCTGGATATTCCCGATAATTTACCGGTCATTGAAACCGACGAATCCAAACTCCATCAGGTGATAATGAATATTGTCAGCAATGCAGTTAAATTTACAAAAAAGGGAAATGTAACCATTTCAGCAAAACACGATAATGAAAATATTTTTATTGAAGTAAAAGATACCGGAATTGGTGTTTCAGTAGAAATGCTCCCTCATATTTTTGATGAATTCAGACAAGCCGATGGTTCTTCTTCGCGACAGTACGAAGGAACAGGATTGGGACTTGCTATTGCCAATAAATTGATTATGGTGCTTGGTGGTAATATTAAAGTTAAAAGTAAATTAGGTGAAGGTTCCGTTTTTATGATTACAATTCCCATTAAATGGCACAGTGAATTCATAACAGATAATGCTATCAGCCTTGAAACTATATTGCCAAAAACTGCGAATAATACAATTCTAATAGTAGATGATGATACAAAAATTGTTAAAGATATTTCAGAATATCTCATAGAAGAAGGTTATAAAACAATTACTGCTACATCAGGACAAGAAGCTATGTGCATGGCTGAAAAACATCATCCTTTTGCTATTACTCTGGATATTATTATGCCCGAAATGGATGGATGGGAAGTATTACAAAAATTAAAAACAAATACAAAAACAAAAGATATTCCTGTAATTGTTATTTCAGTTTCCGATGATAAAGATACCGGATTTGCTCTTGGTGCAGTGGGATATATTAATAAGCCCATAAATAAAAATCTGTTGATATCAGAAATCAAAAAACTAAATAAAACTCCCGATTCTGTAATGATAGTTGATGATAATGATTTTGAGCTTAAACAGATGGCAGAAATTATAGAAGCGGAGAATATAAATACCATTTTGGCAACTGGTGGAAATGAATGTATTAAATTATTAGAGAATAAAATCCCTGATATCCTTGTCCTTGACCTTATGATGCCTGACATGGATGGATTTAAGGTTTTGGGAAAAATACGAAAGGAACCCGAGACAAGAGACTTGCCGGTTATTGTTGTAACAGCAAAAGATCTGACGATAGAAGATAAAACAAAGCTAATCGGAAAAGTTTCATCTGTAATAGCAAAAAGCGATACAACTCCGCAAGATTTATTTAAAGAGATAAAACGAATTATTAAAGAATTAGAAAGATACCAAAGCATTCCTATTTCTGCAAAAGATACTCCTAAAACTCGTATTCTTTTGGTTGAGGATAATCAAGATGCTATAATCCAGGTGAAATCAATTCTCGAAAGAGAAAATTACATAGTGGATGTGGCAGCCGGCGGACAAGAAGCTTTTGATTATATTAAGCATACTATTCCTGATGGAATTATTCTGGACTTAATGATGCCTGAAGTTGATGGTTTTGAAGTGCTGAAAAAAATAAGAAGTACCGAATCAACAAAAAAGCTCCCTGTTTTAATTCTTACTGCAAAAGATTTAACACGTGCAGACTTATATAAATTGAGTGCTAATAATATCCAGCAATTAATTAACAAGGGCAACGTAGATATTAATGGTTTGCTTTTTAAAGTTAAACTTATGCTTGGAAATGAACCTAAATTAATGGAAAAAGGAGAAAAAGTGAAAGAAAGTATTGGAGAAGAAAAGAATGGGAGAAGAGGAGAATGGGAGAAAAGGAGAATGGGAAAGGAAGAAATAGAGAAAGAGAGAATTAATCAGAAAAAAGATACGGATTTACCAAATATTTTAATAGTAGAAGATAATCCTGATAATATGACTACGATCAAAGCTATTTTGCAAAATAATTACAATATTACTGAGGCTTTTGATGGAGAGCAGGGATTAAAGATAGCACAATCTCAGATTCCTGATATGGTTCTTCTTGATATGTCTCTACCAAAAATAAATGGAGAAGAAATTGTTAAAATGTTAAAAGAAAATAAAGAAACTGAAAATATTCCGATAATAGCAATTACAGCACGTGTAATGAAAGGTGATAAAGAAAAATTTCTAAGAGCCGGATGTGACGGATATATTGCGAAACCAATTGACACGGAGGCACTACTTGCAGAAATTAATAGATTATTGCATATATAGTTAAGTAAGGTAATATCCGTACTCAACCATTCAATTTACTCAACCTAAAAAAACAAGAATATGAAAAAAATCCTCGCTATCGACGATCAGCAAGACAATCTGACAACCATTAAAGCGGTAATAAAAAGTTATATGCCTGACTGTAAAGTAATAACTGCTTTGTCAGGAAATGAAGGTTTGAAAATCGCAAAAGAAGAAAAGCCCGACACTATCCTTTTGGATATAATAATGCCACGAATGGATGGTTACGAAGTTTGCAGGAGAATTAAAGAAAATGAATTGATAAAGAATATTCCTGTACTAATGCTTACTGCAACAAAAACCGATATACAAAACAAGGTTAAAGGACTTGAAATTGGTGCTGATGCTTTTTTAACTAAACCGATAGACCCTGTTGAACTTACTGCACAACTGAATGTAATGCTCCGCATAAAAGGGGCAGAAGATAAGTTGCGCACAGATAAAATGGATCTGGAAACTATTGTTTT
Encoded proteins:
- a CDS encoding PAS domain-containing protein, whose amino-acid sequence is MGNNNKTKEQLLKEIDQLRVKIAELEKSENERIRVEEALRKSETRFNEAQRLTQIGSWELDLVTNTLYWSNEIYRMFDLEPKQFGATYEVFLDNIHPDDRAFVDKAYTESVKNKKPYNIVHRLLLSDGTLKFVNERCETFYDDQGNAIRSLGTVQDITWRKQAEEELAKYSEQLEEMVKERTKELEEKNKELDSALKVFVGREITIRDLNNRIRELERK
- a CDS encoding response regulator — translated: MKRFTFKSIQTRLTYWFLLLTLIPLIVVLIITYFQRVSVIETRTFDKLVAIRDLKVEQLESWLTERISDILTVSTDNELIILEDIIFKEHKDQSDLIEYKNIRRLMNRYLSNYAAYSEIFIINPRTGIVEISTNQIYEGFNKSDDTYFTEPLQTGELFIKDVYYSKTLSRNAMTFSIPLFCSKHDQPDIIGIMVARVDLKNSLYALLLDRVGLGKTGETLIVNKDGMALNELHWYENAPLNLQVNSIPAIRASQGETGITEAIAYNGKKVLAAYTNIHETGWGFVCKQDLFELNAPIREMIRNFIIIFIITGIVISLIAISISKSISKPIVEMDSVAQKIKGGDYSIRNVVRSEDELGSLANSINKTADTLESVITTQKGVMDISETMIGKTSMQEFGIALLKQLMEISRANMSTFYILNEATSEYEHFVSVGANEKLLKPFNAENPEGEFGNALSKKSIYYLHNIPEDTIFKFKTIAGDLVPKEIITIPVLIENTVVALISLVNINKFRIESYEILKQSWFSINTSYSSLLSNERTRILAESLTRTNQQLEAQSEELQNQAEELQEQTNELHRSSEELQEQNLELETQRNQVEEANRLKSEFLSNMSHELRTPLNSINALSQVLIMQAKNKLNDDENNYLEIIERNGKRLLSLINDILDLSKIEAGKMDILPQPVFVNSVLTVIKENMQTLAENKGISINLDIPDNLPVIETDESKLHQVIMNIVSNAVKFTKKGNVTISAKHDNENIFIEVKDTGIGVSVEMLPHIFDEFRQADGSSSRQYEGTGLGLAIANKLIMVLGGNIKVKSKLGEGSVFMITIPIKWHSEFITDNAISLETILPKTANNTILIVDDDTKIVKDISEYLIEEGYKTITATSGQEAMCMAEKHHPFAITLDIIMPEMDGWEVLQKLKTNTKTKDIPVIVISVSDDKDTGFALGAVGYINKPINKNLLISEIKKLNKTPDSVMIVDDNDFELKQMAEIIEAENINTILATGGNECIKLLENKIPDILVLDLMMPDMDGFKVLGKIRKEPETRDLPVIVVTAKDLTIEDKTKLIGKVSSVIAKSDTTPQDLFKEIKRIIKELERYQSIPISAKDTPKTRILLVEDNQDAIIQVKSILERENYIVDVAAGGQEAFDYIKHTIPDGIILDLMMPEVDGFEVLKKIRSTESTKKLPVLILTAKDLTRADLYKLSANNIQQLINKGNVDINGLLFKVKLMLGNEPKLMEKGEKVKESIGEEKNGRRGEWEKRRMGKEEIEKERINQKKDTDLPNILIVEDNPDNMTTIKAILQNNYNITEAFDGEQGLKIAQSQIPDMVLLDMSLPKINGEEIVKMLKENKETENIPIIAITARVMKGDKEKFLRAGCDGYIAKPIDTEALLAEINRLLHI